One Nostoc punctiforme PCC 73102 DNA window includes the following coding sequences:
- a CDS encoding GNAT family N-acetyltransferase, whose protein sequence is MNLNKNDCFLEGEIVYLRLPDIQKDIYEGNWHQWFNDPDITRYLIHGVYPINREQEAHIIEQEIKKTNSIVLSIISRENHQHIGVISLKNIDLINRNAEIGIVMGVQTVMGSALEAMALLTKHSFDKLNLIKIYAGQHEGLWKWINTLELIGYRIEGYRHNSGIRFGQSYGVVLTSVDGEDFYELEKKRGGNILSSSLRDLLKTRRKENLIPKLKKFLVQLHCHIN, encoded by the coding sequence ATGAATTTAAATAAAAATGACTGCTTCCTTGAAGGTGAGATAGTCTATCTTAGATTGCCTGACATTCAGAAAGATATTTATGAAGGTAATTGGCATCAGTGGTTTAATGATCCAGATATTACACGATATTTAATTCATGGTGTATATCCTATTAACCGGGAACAAGAAGCTCATATAATTGAGCAGGAAATAAAAAAAACAAACTCTATTGTATTATCCATTATTTCTAGAGAGAATCATCAACATATAGGTGTTATTTCCTTAAAGAATATTGATTTAATAAATAGAAATGCAGAAATAGGTATTGTTATGGGTGTCCAAACAGTTATGGGATCTGCCCTAGAAGCAATGGCTTTATTAACTAAGCACAGCTTCGATAAACTTAATCTGATTAAAATTTATGCAGGACAGCATGAAGGACTTTGGAAATGGATTAATACATTAGAATTAATTGGTTATAGAATAGAAGGCTATAGACATAATTCAGGAATCAGATTTGGTCAATCTTATGGGGTTGTACTTACCTCTGTGGATGGAGAAGATTTTTATGAACTGGAAAAAAAAAGAGGTGGAAATATCTTAAGCAGCTCATTACGAGATTTACTTAAAACCAGGAGAAAAGAAAACTTAATTCCGAAACTGAAAAAGTTTCTTGTTCAATTGCATTGTCATATAAATTAA
- a CDS encoding Gfo/Idh/MocA family protein, producing the protein MKVCVGIIGLGRIGHRFGISPQGDPLSHSEGYAQIPNVTVVLGVDPDPEACKNFLQRFSQAQVYSSLKDVPDGLHLEVVSVCSPTHLHAQGVIAALAWRPRVILCEKPLAVNVAEAEIMLAACSAQGCILITNYSRRWTPMLQALKNLTNQDDGLGTPIGACLRYNGGLLHNGTHWIDMLLALFGSVSCTYRLEKLSVAQDDAAESIALSWNSGLTAYLIAVRGTGCSIGEGELWGTGGMLRYSAGGGQVTWQTAQPSQWSGFQELDQAKIICEAGLKGHILGAVTEAVQLAKIGGQPTCSGADGVLALQVVEMARNNKFLIK; encoded by the coding sequence ATGAAAGTGTGTGTCGGTATTATTGGTTTGGGAAGAATTGGGCATCGCTTTGGCATTTCCCCACAAGGCGATCCACTCAGCCATTCTGAAGGATATGCCCAAATCCCTAACGTAACAGTTGTATTAGGAGTAGATCCAGATCCAGAGGCTTGTAAAAATTTTCTGCAACGTTTTTCCCAGGCACAGGTATACTCCAGTCTGAAAGATGTACCAGATGGACTTCACCTCGAAGTAGTATCAGTATGTAGCCCCACTCACTTACACGCTCAGGGAGTTATTGCTGCACTCGCTTGGCGACCGCGTGTCATCCTGTGCGAAAAACCCCTTGCAGTTAATGTAGCAGAAGCAGAGATAATGCTAGCTGCTTGCTCTGCACAGGGCTGTATTTTGATAACTAACTATTCGCGTCGTTGGACACCAATGCTGCAAGCCTTGAAAAATCTAACGAACCAAGATGATGGCTTGGGAACCCCAATTGGTGCTTGCTTACGCTATAACGGTGGTTTATTGCACAATGGAACCCATTGGATCGATATGTTATTGGCTTTATTCGGATCGGTTTCTTGTACATATCGTCTGGAAAAATTATCTGTTGCTCAAGATGACGCTGCCGAGTCAATTGCACTATCCTGGAACAGCGGATTAACTGCATATTTGATTGCAGTACGTGGAACTGGATGTTCAATCGGCGAAGGCGAACTCTGGGGAACCGGCGGTATGCTGCGGTATAGCGCCGGAGGAGGGCAAGTCACTTGGCAGACAGCTCAACCTAGTCAATGGTCAGGCTTTCAAGAGTTAGACCAAGCAAAAATAATCTGTGAAGCTGGCTTAAAAGGCCACATTTTGGGGGCTGTTACCGAAGCTGTGCAATTAGCAAAAATTGGCGGACAACCAACCTGTTCTGGCGCTGATGGTGTGCTTGCTTTACAAGTTGTTGAAATGGCAAGAAACAACAAATTTCTAATTAAGTAG
- a CDS encoding cytidylyltransferase domain-containing protein, with protein sequence MTRVIATIEARMGSSRLPGKVLKEAVGKPMLLLMVERARRARYIDEVVVATTTNEKDEAIASLCSKHNIAYFRGSEENVLERVVETGRHYQAEVSVLLTGDCPLIDPYVIDQHICAFFAAYPHVDYVANCEVRSYPHGLDLMVLSWKTLAQTVDFASTKPFGEHVGWYIRRHPERYRRLDIIAPPGLSNPFFRITLDYQEDYDHIKAIFETLYPQNPQFTTVDILNYAQQQGWIDS encoded by the coding sequence ATGACTCGTGTTATAGCTACTATAGAAGCTCGGATGGGTTCTTCACGCCTTCCTGGTAAAGTCCTCAAGGAAGCTGTGGGTAAACCGATGCTCTTGCTGATGGTTGAACGCGCTCGTCGCGCTCGTTATATAGATGAAGTGGTAGTTGCTACAACCACTAATGAAAAAGATGAAGCAATCGCATCTTTATGCAGTAAACACAATATTGCTTACTTTCGTGGTTCAGAAGAAAATGTCTTAGAACGAGTTGTGGAAACTGGGCGACACTATCAAGCAGAAGTTAGTGTCCTTTTAACCGGAGATTGCCCGCTAATTGACCCTTATGTGATTGACCAGCACATTTGCGCCTTTTTCGCGGCTTACCCCCATGTAGATTACGTTGCTAATTGTGAAGTACGTTCATATCCTCATGGGCTGGATCTCATGGTGTTGTCTTGGAAAACACTAGCTCAAACAGTTGATTTTGCTTCCACCAAACCCTTTGGTGAACATGTTGGTTGGTACATCCGACGACATCCAGAGCGATATCGTCGCTTGGATATTATTGCTCCTCCAGGCTTAAGTAATCCTTTTTTCCGTATTACCCTTGACTATCAAGAAGACTACGATCACATCAAAGCCATTTTTGAAACACTTTATCCCCAGAATCCACAATTTACTACAGTAGACATTCTTAACTATGCCCAACAACAAGGATGGATTGACTCCTAA
- a CDS encoding DegT/DnrJ/EryC1/StrS family aminotransferase: protein MVITREKPALLGGSKVFPEPLPRYISTSFQETEAAIQVLKSGILSDYIGAAGLYFMGGKQVRTLEEQWANYFNVRHALSVNSATSGLHAAVIAAGVSFGDEVIVPPQTMSATATAVVMANGTPVFVDHEEASCCIDPEAVEGAISTRTKAIIAVNLFGGPAQLVRLRKLADRHGLILIEDNAQAPGGQHQGRWLGTIAHLGVFSLNCHKTIQCGEGGIVVTNDDYLARRVALVRNHGENAIEAENWYEDADIVGYNYRLTELQGAIAQVQLQRLEELTQPRLKIAEALDQGLSKFKALRTAKVGSGDRHVYYTYPIWIDPQQAGLSRDRFVEALQAEGCPLTGRYVRPLYRLPLFQKLQQEGKTIVSHPTGVCPIAEKTYNETLLSTTLIQIPGGIDLVDRFVASVAKVLAHAEELSRGKDK from the coding sequence ATGGTTATTACTAGAGAAAAACCGGCTTTACTCGGAGGTTCCAAGGTTTTTCCAGAGCCATTACCAAGGTATATCAGTACTAGTTTTCAGGAGACAGAGGCCGCGATTCAAGTATTGAAAAGCGGTATTTTATCTGACTATATCGGTGCTGCTGGGCTGTACTTTATGGGTGGGAAACAAGTTCGCACATTAGAAGAACAATGGGCTAACTACTTTAATGTTCGTCACGCTTTGAGTGTTAACTCTGCTACTAGTGGTTTACATGCCGCTGTGATTGCAGCTGGTGTTAGTTTTGGTGATGAGGTAATTGTGCCACCGCAAACGATGTCAGCAACGGCAACAGCAGTGGTTATGGCAAATGGTACTCCTGTTTTTGTCGATCATGAGGAGGCTAGTTGCTGCATTGATCCAGAAGCTGTTGAAGGTGCTATTAGCACACGCACAAAAGCAATTATCGCAGTCAATTTGTTTGGGGGCCCAGCCCAACTGGTGCGCTTACGTAAATTAGCAGATCGACATGGTTTGATTCTAATTGAGGACAATGCCCAAGCACCAGGAGGTCAGCATCAGGGCCGTTGGTTGGGGACAATTGCGCATTTGGGAGTTTTCAGCCTCAATTGTCACAAAACGATTCAGTGTGGTGAAGGGGGGATTGTAGTCACTAATGATGATTACTTGGCGCGGCGAGTAGCACTGGTGCGTAATCATGGAGAGAACGCAATAGAAGCGGAAAACTGGTATGAAGATGCTGATATTGTTGGTTACAATTACCGTTTAACTGAACTTCAAGGGGCGATCGCTCAGGTTCAACTCCAACGTTTGGAAGAATTGACACAGCCACGGCTAAAAATTGCTGAAGCTTTAGACCAAGGCTTGTCTAAGTTTAAAGCATTGCGGACGGCTAAAGTTGGCAGTGGCGATCGCCATGTTTACTATACATATCCCATCTGGATCGATCCACAACAAGCTGGATTGTCGCGGGACAGATTTGTGGAGGCACTTCAAGCAGAAGGATGTCCTTTAACGGGGCGTTATGTGCGTCCTTTATACAGACTACCTCTTTTCCAAAAGCTGCAACAAGAAGGCAAGACAATTGTCAGTCATCCTACTGGTGTCTGTCCCATAGCTGAAAAGACATATAACGAGACACTTTTATCTACAACTCTCATCCAAATACCTGGGGGTATTGACTTAGTTGATCGTTTCGTAGCTTCTGTTGCTAAAGTCCTGGCTCATGCTGAAGAGTTAAGTCGAGGAAAAGATAAATGA
- a CDS encoding class I SAM-dependent methyltransferase produces MKSHHFQEDILFIKQHYSNLFQQHGDTPHAVQWANRKTQERRMEILIQSGDLSSKKILDFGCGTGHLLTFLQKELEFVGEYIGYDVSEGMIKLAQNKFPKYKFEQRDVLSEGIPEDFDYILINGVFNNRLSDNWGIMTALLKTLFSHTRCVLAFNALSTYVDYFNDGLFYVNPDQVFHFCKEELSPCVTLRHDYLIKPETVPFEFTVYVYNAKIQPRKKM; encoded by the coding sequence ATGAAATCTCATCATTTCCAAGAAGACATATTATTTATAAAACAACATTATTCAAACTTGTTTCAACAGCATGGTGATACTCCTCATGCAGTACAATGGGCAAACAGAAAAACCCAAGAGCGTCGTATGGAAATTCTTATTCAGTCTGGTGATTTATCTTCAAAAAAAATTCTTGATTTTGGTTGTGGCACAGGACATTTACTGACGTTTTTACAAAAAGAATTAGAATTTGTAGGCGAGTATATTGGCTATGATGTGTCAGAAGGAATGATTAAGCTTGCTCAAAATAAATTTCCTAAATATAAGTTTGAGCAACGTGATGTTTTATCGGAAGGTATACCTGAAGATTTCGACTATATTCTGATAAATGGTGTATTCAATAACCGTCTTAGCGATAACTGGGGAATAATGACAGCCTTATTAAAAACTTTATTTTCTCATACACGCTGTGTTTTAGCTTTTAATGCACTTTCTACATATGTTGACTACTTTAATGATGGGCTTTTCTATGTTAATCCAGATCAAGTATTCCACTTCTGTAAAGAGGAGCTTTCCCCCTGTGTTACACTGAGGCATGATTATTTAATCAAACCAGAAACCGTTCCTTTTGAATTTACAGTTTATGTTTACAATGCAAAAATCCAGCCGCGAAAAAAAATGTAA
- a CDS encoding WbqC family protein, with protein MSRTVVISQPTYLPWLGYFELIAKSDVFVFLDNVQCVKQSWHNRNRLKGNDDQLIWLTVPVKAHPLDTPLSKIQILNNPSVWRRKHLGTIQTCLGSAVYFHTIFPFIQEFINYEYEYLVDLNISLIKLFADLLGLSPNFVKASDLNPQGRRTEMLVNLCQQLDADYYYSPMGSKVYIEEEKHLFIEEDIKLNYQIWEHPCYSQRGKIFVSHLSILDTLMNIGLEATRSLIIPNKLKDI; from the coding sequence ATGTCAAGGACTGTAGTTATTAGCCAGCCAACTTATCTACCTTGGTTGGGGTATTTTGAACTAATTGCTAAATCTGATGTTTTTGTCTTTCTAGATAACGTACAGTGTGTTAAACAATCTTGGCATAATCGTAATCGCCTCAAAGGTAATGATGATCAACTAATCTGGCTTACTGTTCCTGTGAAAGCTCATCCTCTAGATACACCTCTATCTAAAATTCAGATTTTAAATAACCCGTCTGTATGGCGTAGAAAGCATCTGGGTACTATTCAAACGTGTCTAGGTTCTGCGGTTTACTTCCATACAATCTTTCCATTTATACAGGAATTTATCAACTATGAATATGAGTATCTTGTCGATCTGAATATTTCTCTTATCAAACTTTTTGCAGATTTACTAGGTCTATCGCCAAATTTTGTTAAAGCATCAGACTTAAATCCACAAGGTAGAAGAACAGAAATGCTTGTGAATTTATGCCAACAGCTTGATGCTGACTACTATTACAGTCCTATGGGTTCTAAGGTTTACATTGAAGAAGAAAAGCATCTGTTTATTGAGGAAGATATTAAGTTAAACTATCAAATATGGGAGCATCCCTGCTACTCACAACGAGGTAAAATCTTTGTTTCGCATCTTTCTATTTTAGATACGCTCATGAATATTGGGTTAGAAGCTACACGTTCACTGATTATTCCTAATAAATTAAAAGATATATAA
- the pseI gene encoding pseudaminic acid synthase, with amino-acid sequence MQEINIAGIQIGQNHPPFIVAEMSGNHNQSLEHALEIVEAAAKAGVNALKIQTYTADTMTLDINEGEFYINNPDSLWHGNSLYQLYQQAYTPWEWHKPIFDRCKELGIIGFSTPFDASAVDFLESLEVPFYKIASFENTDFPLIRKVASTRKPMIISTGMATVAELDETVITAREAGCQDLILLKCTSTYPATPENSNLLTIPHLHDLFNVQVGLSDHTMGIGVAVVSVALGATFIEKHFTLRRVDGGVDSAFSMEPEEMQQLVIESERAWQALGNIKYGATEAEKESLVFRRSLYIAKDMKAGDIFTSENLRAVRPGLGLSPKYYDTILGKKIKQDAKIGTPISWNLCI; translated from the coding sequence ATGCAAGAAATTAATATTGCCGGAATACAAATTGGTCAAAACCATCCCCCTTTTATTGTTGCCGAAATGTCTGGCAATCATAACCAATCTTTAGAGCATGCTTTAGAAATTGTTGAAGCTGCTGCTAAAGCTGGAGTAAATGCACTTAAAATCCAGACTTACACAGCAGATACTATGACGTTGGATATAAATGAGGGTGAATTTTATATTAATAATCCTGATAGTTTATGGCATGGTAATTCTCTATATCAACTATATCAACAAGCTTATACACCTTGGGAATGGCACAAACCAATATTTGACCGATGCAAAGAACTAGGAATTATCGGTTTTAGTACTCCCTTTGATGCTAGTGCTGTAGATTTTCTGGAATCTTTAGAAGTACCTTTTTATAAAATTGCTTCTTTTGAAAATACTGATTTCCCTCTGATTCGCAAAGTTGCCAGCACTCGTAAACCAATGATTATTTCTACTGGTATGGCTACTGTAGCAGAACTAGATGAAACAGTCATAACAGCGAGAGAAGCTGGATGTCAGGACTTAATATTACTTAAATGTACCAGTACCTATCCTGCTACACCAGAAAATAGTAACTTGTTAACAATTCCCCATCTGCATGATTTGTTTAATGTCCAGGTAGGGTTATCAGATCATACTATGGGAATTGGAGTTGCTGTTGTCAGTGTTGCACTAGGAGCCACATTTATTGAGAAACATTTTACGCTGCGTCGGGTTGATGGTGGAGTTGATTCAGCTTTTTCAATGGAACCTGAAGAAATGCAACAATTGGTGATTGAAAGTGAAAGAGCTTGGCAAGCTTTGGGCAACATAAAATATGGAGCAACTGAGGCTGAAAAAGAGTCGCTGGTTTTTCGGCGCTCGCTCTATATTGCCAAAGACATGAAAGCAGGGGATATATTCACATCAGAAAACCTAAGAGCAGTACGCCCAGGATTGGGTTTATCACCAAAATATTACGACACTATTCTAGGAAAAAAAATTAAGCAAGATGCCAAAATTGGTACGCCTATAAGTTGGAATTTGTGTATTTAA